A single Penaeus vannamei isolate JL-2024 chromosome 22, ASM4276789v1, whole genome shotgun sequence DNA region contains:
- the LOC113800019 gene encoding uncharacterized protein, translating to MRLLIAAFVTAAYAAPQGYSPPSSGGGGGFSGGGGGFSGGGGFSGGGFSSGGGFSGGGGISSGAFSGSGGGGGGSGYGGGGCRAGEVLHVDGSCVVPIISRNVFVYDAPEQQEESGPPPSIPPPRIDHNILFVRVPEKGAAPEPIIVPPPRQQSVVYVLNKDDGGGGQQVIEVTAPPPSNPEVYFVNYAEGDNPQLPIGVDLQTALQAAANGGGQVIGGGGGAGGFGGGSGGGFGGGSGGGFGGGSGGGFGGGSGGGFGGGFGGGFGSGFGGGSGGGFGGDSGGGFGGGFGGGSGGGFGGGSGGGFGSGSGGGSGGGLGGSYSPPAPSNAYSAP from the exons ATGAGACTACTG ATTGCAGCCTTCGTTACTGCAGCGTACGCTGCGCCACAAGGATATAGTCCTCCATCctcgggaggtggaggtggcttttccgggggaggaggaggattttctGGAGGTGGAGGATTTTCCGGAGGAGGATTCTCTAGTGGTGGAGGATTCTCTGGCGGGGGAGGAATCTCCAGTGGTGCATTCTCCggcagtggaggtggtggtggagggtctGGGTATGGAGGAGGCGGATGCAGAGCGGGAGAGGTTCTGCATGTCGACGGCTCCTGTGTCGTTCCCATAATCTCACGCAACGTATTTGTCTATGACGCTCCCGAACAGCAAGAAGAAAGCGGTCCACCGCCAAGTATTCCTCCACCAAGAATCGACCACAACATCCTATTTGTCCGCGTTCCTGAGAAGGGAGCAGCGCCCGAGCCAATCATCGTTCCTCCACCAAGGCAACAGAGCGTGGTGTACGTCCTGAACAaggacgatggaggaggaggacagcaagTGATCGAAGTGACAGCTCCTCCCCCGTCCAACCCTGAGGTTTACTTCGTCAACTATGCTGAAGGAGACAACCCTCAACTGCCCATTGGAGTTGATCTCCAGACTGCTCTCCAAGCGGCTGCCAACGGCGGAGGACAAGTCatcggcggaggcggaggagcaggcggatttggcggtggttctggaggcggatttggcggtggttccggaggcggatttggcggtggttctggtggtggatttggcggtggttctggaggAGGATTTGGTGGTGGATTTGGCGGTGGTTTTGGTagcggatttggcggtggttctggTGGTGGATTTGGCGGTGATTCTGGAGGAGGATTTGGTGGtggatttggcggtggttctggTGGCGGATTTGGCGGTGGATCCGGTGGTGGATTTGGCAGTGGTTCCGGAGGTGGTTCAGGCGGTGGTCTTGGTGGTAGCTACAGCCCTCCAGCTCCTTCGAACGCCTATTCTGCACCATAG